A window of Micrococcus endophyticus contains these coding sequences:
- a CDS encoding DUF885 domain-containing protein, whose protein sequence is MTQNTPDAADRGARTPSAIDALAERYVADVLALHPDEATTLGFPGHETEYADFSPAGTRADDELNARLLADLEALEPQDKTDRVTKAAMQERIGLEREIHATGRTVLNNIASPAQGIRAVFDLMPTDTAEQWGHIAGRLENLPAALRGYTESLLASRDAGHVAAARQVDIVIEQARAHGEPGGFFPGLVERAEAADVVDEALAEQVRAGAETAAQAYRDFADTLAAELRPHAPEADGVGIEMYRLGSRAFLGAEIDLEETYRWGQEELARIIAAQEADAERIKPGATIDEARAILDADPERKLTGTAALQAWMQRLSDEAVEAMKEHFEIPAPMDRLECMIAPTQEGGIYYTGPSDDFSRPGRMWWSVPPGEDEFTTWAETTTVYHEGVPGHHLQIATAMMNRENLNLWRRSFCWTSGHGEGWALYAEKLMEELGFLDDPGDHLGMLDMQRMRAARVVFDIGYHCGFDAPESEGGGAWDPEKGYAFLSKHLRISEGQRRFEFTRYLGWPGQAPAYKVGQRIWEQIRAEHEARDGADFDLKAFHTRALRLGGMGLDTLREALA, encoded by the coding sequence CCCCGTCCGCCATCGACGCGCTCGCCGAGCGCTACGTGGCGGACGTGCTCGCCCTCCACCCGGACGAGGCCACCACCCTCGGCTTCCCCGGCCACGAGACGGAGTACGCCGACTTCTCCCCCGCCGGCACCCGCGCCGACGACGAGCTCAACGCCCGACTGCTGGCCGACCTCGAGGCCCTCGAGCCGCAGGACAAGACGGACCGCGTCACCAAGGCCGCCATGCAGGAGCGCATCGGCCTCGAGCGCGAGATCCACGCCACCGGCCGCACCGTGCTGAACAACATCGCCTCCCCGGCCCAGGGCATCCGCGCCGTCTTCGACCTCATGCCCACGGACACCGCGGAGCAGTGGGGCCACATCGCCGGCCGCCTCGAGAACCTCCCGGCCGCCCTGCGCGGCTACACCGAGTCCCTGCTCGCCTCGCGCGACGCCGGCCACGTCGCCGCGGCGCGCCAGGTGGACATCGTCATCGAGCAGGCCCGCGCCCACGGCGAGCCGGGCGGCTTCTTCCCCGGCCTGGTCGAGCGCGCCGAGGCCGCCGACGTCGTGGACGAGGCCCTCGCCGAGCAGGTGCGCGCCGGCGCCGAGACCGCCGCCCAGGCCTACCGCGACTTCGCGGACACGCTGGCCGCCGAGCTGCGCCCGCACGCCCCGGAGGCGGACGGCGTCGGCATCGAGATGTACCGCCTCGGCTCGCGCGCGTTCCTCGGCGCGGAGATCGATCTCGAGGAGACCTACCGCTGGGGCCAGGAGGAGCTGGCCCGGATCATCGCCGCCCAGGAGGCGGACGCGGAGCGCATCAAGCCCGGCGCCACCATCGACGAGGCCCGCGCCATCCTGGACGCGGACCCCGAGCGGAAGCTCACGGGCACCGCCGCCCTGCAGGCCTGGATGCAGCGCCTCTCCGACGAGGCCGTGGAGGCCATGAAGGAGCACTTCGAGATCCCCGCGCCCATGGACCGGCTCGAGTGCATGATCGCCCCCACGCAGGAGGGCGGCATCTACTACACCGGCCCCTCGGACGACTTCTCCCGGCCCGGCCGCATGTGGTGGTCCGTGCCCCCGGGCGAGGACGAGTTCACCACCTGGGCCGAGACCACCACGGTCTACCACGAGGGCGTGCCGGGCCATCACCTGCAGATCGCCACGGCCATGATGAACCGCGAGAACCTCAACCTGTGGCGGCGCAGCTTCTGCTGGACCTCCGGCCACGGCGAGGGCTGGGCGCTCTACGCCGAGAAGCTCATGGAGGAGCTCGGCTTCCTCGACGACCCGGGCGACCACCTGGGCATGCTGGACATGCAGCGCATGCGCGCGGCCCGCGTGGTGTTCGACATCGGCTACCACTGCGGCTTCGACGCCCCCGAGTCCGAGGGCGGCGGCGCCTGGGACCCGGAGAAGGGCTACGCGTTCCTCTCCAAGCACCTGCGCATCTCCGAGGGCCAGCGCCGGTTCGAGTTCACCCGCTACCTCGGCTGGCCGGGCCAGGCGCCCGCCTACAAGGTGGGCCAGCGCATCTGGGAGCAGATCCGCGCCGAGCACGAGGCGCGCGACGGCGCGGACTTCGACCTCAAGGCCTTCCACACGCGCGCCCTGCGCCTGGGCGGCATGGGCCTGGACACCCTCCGGGAGGCGCTCGCGTGA
- a CDS encoding Maf family nucleotide pyrophosphatase, which yields MTGHDDGGPGSGTGPRLGAGTGLRLVLGSASPGRAEVLTRARVPFDVVVSAVDEDAVGATRPDASPAQLAGLLAEAKGRDVAARVAAAGVDAPTLVLGCDSVFELDGVAYGKPYEPEVAVRRWLAQAGREGLLHTGHWLGLVLPGDAPAQAPGREAGREAELRGVVTSAVRFAAVTEDEIRAYVATGEPLHCAGAFTIDGAGAALLDGVEGDPNAVIGLSVGWLRKACTALGTDFTALWESSNSDA from the coding sequence GTGACCGGCCACGACGACGGCGGACCCGGCTCCGGCACGGGCCCGCGGCTCGGCGCCGGGACGGGCCTGCGGCTGGTGCTCGGCTCGGCCTCCCCCGGCCGGGCCGAGGTGCTGACGCGCGCCCGGGTGCCGTTCGACGTCGTCGTCTCGGCGGTGGACGAGGACGCGGTCGGGGCCACGCGCCCCGACGCGTCCCCCGCGCAGCTCGCGGGGCTGCTCGCCGAGGCCAAGGGCCGCGACGTCGCCGCGCGGGTGGCGGCCGCGGGCGTGGACGCGCCGACCCTGGTGCTCGGCTGCGACTCCGTGTTCGAGCTGGACGGCGTCGCCTACGGCAAGCCGTACGAGCCGGAGGTGGCGGTGCGGCGGTGGCTGGCCCAGGCCGGCCGGGAGGGCCTGCTGCACACGGGCCACTGGCTGGGCCTCGTGCTGCCGGGCGACGCGCCCGCGCAGGCCCCGGGCCGGGAGGCGGGCCGGGAGGCGGAGCTGCGCGGCGTCGTCACCTCGGCGGTGCGCTTCGCCGCCGTCACCGAGGACGAGATCCGGGCGTACGTGGCCACCGGCGAGCCGCTGCACTGCGCGGGCGCGTTCACCATCGACGGCGCCGGCGCGGCCCTGCTGGACGGCGTCGAGGGCGACCCCAACGCCGTCATCGGGCTGTCCGTGGGCTGGCTGCGCAAGGCCTGCACGGCCCTCGGGACGGACTTCACCGCATTGTGGGAATCCTCCAACTCCGACGCGTGA
- a CDS encoding acetyl/propionyl/methylcrotonyl-CoA carboxylase subunit alpha, giving the protein MSIADASQASVIPPLDPKAERRFSRVLIANRGEIAVRVVRACQDEGLTSVAVYAEPDRDALHVNLADEAVALGGETAADSYLLIEKILDAAERSGADAVHPGYGFLSENADFARAVEAAGLVWIGPPPAAIDRLGDKVSARRLATDVGAPLAPGTTSPVNGTEEVVAFADEHGLPVAIKAAYGGGGRGIKVARSREEIPELYESAVREAVAAFGRGECFVERFLDKPRHVETQCLADVHGDVVVVSTRDCSLQRRNQKLVEEAPAPFLTDEQNARLVESSKAILKEAGYVGAGTCEFLVGQDGTISFLEVNTRLQVEHPVTEEVTGIDLVREQFRMARGEALGYDDPVVRGHSFEFRLNGEDPGRNFLPAPGRLTTFRMPSGPGVRVDSGVVEGETVSGAFDSMVAKLIVTGADRSQALQRAARALGEAEIAGMASVLPFHRAVVADPAFAPEIVGSSDPFSVHTRWIETEFENLIEPSEHAPADPTSREPRRTVTVEVNGKRVDVTLPTWGEALHTISGAAQRAGAGRRRPRGRRGAPVAAAVSTDALTAPMQGTVVKVAAENGQTVAEGDLIVVVEAMKMEQPLTAHRAGVVSGLEVEPGQTVSAGTVIATIADAD; this is encoded by the coding sequence ATGAGCATCGCCGACGCATCGCAGGCATCGGTCATCCCGCCGCTCGACCCGAAGGCCGAGCGGCGCTTCTCCCGCGTGCTGATCGCCAACCGCGGCGAGATCGCCGTGCGCGTGGTCCGCGCCTGCCAGGACGAGGGCCTCACCTCCGTGGCCGTCTACGCGGAGCCGGACCGGGACGCCCTGCACGTCAACCTCGCCGACGAGGCCGTGGCCCTGGGCGGGGAGACCGCCGCGGACTCCTACCTGCTGATCGAGAAGATCCTCGACGCCGCCGAGCGCTCCGGCGCGGACGCCGTGCACCCCGGCTACGGGTTCCTCTCCGAGAACGCGGACTTCGCCCGCGCCGTGGAGGCCGCCGGCCTCGTGTGGATCGGACCGCCCCCCGCCGCCATCGACCGGCTCGGGGACAAGGTCTCGGCCCGCCGCCTGGCCACCGACGTCGGCGCGCCGCTGGCCCCCGGCACCACCTCCCCCGTGAACGGCACCGAGGAGGTCGTGGCGTTCGCGGACGAGCACGGCCTGCCCGTGGCCATCAAGGCCGCCTACGGCGGCGGCGGCCGCGGCATCAAGGTCGCCCGCTCCCGCGAGGAGATCCCCGAGCTCTACGAGTCGGCCGTCCGCGAGGCCGTGGCCGCCTTCGGCCGCGGCGAGTGCTTCGTGGAGCGGTTCCTGGACAAGCCGCGCCACGTGGAGACGCAGTGCCTGGCGGACGTGCACGGCGACGTCGTGGTGGTCTCCACCCGCGACTGCTCGCTGCAGCGCCGCAACCAGAAGCTCGTGGAGGAGGCGCCCGCACCGTTCCTCACGGACGAGCAGAACGCCCGCCTCGTGGAGTCGTCCAAGGCGATCCTCAAGGAGGCCGGCTACGTGGGCGCCGGCACCTGCGAGTTCCTCGTGGGCCAGGACGGCACCATCTCCTTCCTCGAGGTCAACACCCGCCTGCAGGTGGAGCACCCCGTGACCGAGGAGGTCACCGGCATCGACCTGGTGCGCGAGCAGTTCCGCATGGCCCGCGGCGAGGCCCTGGGCTACGACGACCCCGTGGTGCGCGGCCACTCCTTCGAGTTCCGCCTCAACGGCGAGGACCCGGGCCGCAACTTCCTGCCCGCCCCCGGCCGCCTCACCACGTTCCGCATGCCCTCCGGCCCGGGCGTGCGCGTGGACTCCGGCGTGGTGGAGGGCGAGACCGTCTCCGGCGCGTTCGACTCGATGGTGGCCAAGCTGATCGTCACCGGCGCCGACCGCAGCCAGGCCCTGCAGCGCGCCGCCCGCGCCCTGGGCGAGGCCGAGATCGCCGGCATGGCCTCCGTGCTGCCGTTCCACCGCGCCGTGGTGGCCGACCCCGCGTTCGCCCCGGAGATCGTGGGCTCCTCCGACCCGTTCTCCGTGCACACGCGCTGGATCGAGACCGAGTTCGAGAACCTCATCGAGCCGAGCGAGCACGCCCCGGCCGACCCGACCTCGCGCGAGCCGCGCCGCACCGTCACGGTGGAGGTCAACGGCAAGCGCGTGGACGTCACCCTGCCCACCTGGGGCGAGGCCCTGCACACGATCTCCGGCGCCGCCCAGCGCGCCGGTGCGGGACGACGCCGTCCCCGCGGCCGGCGCGGCGCCCCCGTGGCCGCCGCGGTGAGCACGGACGCCCTGACCGCCCCCATGCAGGGCACCGTGGTGAAGGTGGCCGCGGAGAACGGGCAGACGGTCGCCGAGGGCGACCTGATCGTCGTCGTCGAGGCGATGAAGATGGAGCAGCCGCTCACCGCGCACCGCGCGGGCGTGGTGTCCGGGCTCGAGGTGGAGCCGGGCCAGACGGTCTCGGCCGGCACGGTGATCGCCACGATCGCCGATGCCGACTGA
- a CDS encoding MFS transporter has translation MSHTTTPADGTAAGLEAAAEVPRGRVITASLVGTSIEFYDFYVYATAAVSVFPLIFFPGDDQTTALLASFAVFGTAFVARPIGSVLFGHFGDILGRKVTLIGSLLTMGIATFLIGLLPTAFQIGLWAPAMLVVLRFCQGLGLGGEWSGAALLATEYAAEGKRARAAMWPQLGAPIGFLLANGLFLALVIGFGHDSTNPDHDGAFLNWVWRVPFLLSIVMVAVGLYVRVKLEETPVFQRAIANDTRVKAPLGEVFKRNWWELILGTFIMYATYVLFYLMTTWILSYAIGKTENGMLGVPYAEFLVLQLIGILFFAAFVPASGWLADRFGRKPTLLTVSALMVLFGLSFGLWLSAERMGTGAGLNVPLMVAFLAVGMALMGLTFGPMSAVLPELFPTNTRYTGSGIAYNVSSILGAALTPFLAAWLVKEYGVTYVGYYLAAASVITMIALALAPETRHTDLDGVTSARERRAASV, from the coding sequence ATGTCCCACACCACCACGCCCGCCGACGGCACGGCCGCCGGCCTCGAGGCCGCCGCCGAGGTGCCCCGCGGCCGCGTCATCACCGCCTCGCTCGTGGGCACCTCGATCGAGTTCTACGACTTCTACGTCTACGCCACCGCCGCCGTCTCCGTCTTCCCGCTGATCTTCTTCCCGGGCGACGACCAGACCACCGCGCTGCTGGCCTCCTTCGCCGTGTTCGGCACCGCGTTCGTCGCCCGTCCCATCGGCTCCGTGCTCTTCGGCCACTTCGGCGACATCCTGGGCCGCAAGGTCACGCTGATCGGCTCACTGCTGACCATGGGCATCGCCACGTTCCTGATCGGCCTGCTGCCCACGGCGTTCCAGATCGGCCTGTGGGCGCCGGCCATGCTCGTGGTGCTGCGCTTCTGCCAGGGCCTCGGCCTGGGCGGCGAGTGGTCCGGCGCGGCGCTGCTCGCCACCGAGTACGCCGCTGAGGGCAAGCGCGCCCGCGCCGCCATGTGGCCGCAGCTCGGCGCCCCCATCGGCTTCCTCCTGGCCAACGGGCTGTTCCTGGCCCTCGTGATCGGCTTCGGGCACGACTCCACGAACCCGGACCACGACGGCGCCTTCCTCAACTGGGTCTGGCGCGTGCCGTTCCTGCTGTCCATCGTGATGGTGGCGGTGGGCCTCTACGTACGCGTGAAGCTCGAGGAGACCCCGGTCTTCCAGCGGGCGATCGCCAACGACACCCGCGTCAAGGCCCCGCTCGGCGAGGTCTTCAAGCGCAACTGGTGGGAGCTGATCCTCGGCACCTTCATCATGTACGCGACCTACGTGCTCTTCTACCTGATGACCACGTGGATCCTGTCCTACGCGATCGGCAAGACGGAGAACGGCATGCTCGGCGTTCCCTACGCCGAGTTCCTGGTGCTGCAGCTGATCGGCATCCTGTTCTTCGCGGCCTTCGTGCCGGCGTCGGGCTGGCTCGCCGACCGCTTCGGCCGCAAGCCCACCCTGCTGACCGTGTCCGCGCTGATGGTGCTGTTCGGCCTGTCCTTCGGCCTGTGGCTGTCCGCCGAGCGCATGGGCACCGGCGCCGGGCTGAACGTCCCGCTGATGGTGGCGTTCCTGGCGGTGGGCATGGCGCTCATGGGCCTGACCTTCGGCCCGATGTCCGCCGTGCTGCCGGAGCTGTTCCCCACGAACACGCGGTACACCGGCTCGGGCATCGCCTACAACGTGTCCTCGATCCTCGGCGCGGCGCTCACCCCGTTCCTGGCCGCCTGGCTGGTCAAGGAGTACGGCGTGACCTACGTGGGCTACTACCTGGCCGCGGCGTCGGTGATCACGATGATCGCGCTGGCCCTGGCCCCGGAGACCCGCCACACGGACCTCGACGGCGTCACCTCGGCCCGCGAGCGCCGCGCGGCGTCCGTCTGA
- a CDS encoding NAD(P)H-quinone dehydrogenase — protein MGCVTEENSTFIPSLTIIGGGPGGYEAAMVAAKLGARVTLVERQGVGGAAVLTDVVPSKTLIATADSMRRVGLAEDLGVDLGDAEPRADMRQVDRRILELAGEQSRDIRAALERRGVRVIDGVARVVGPNEVSVRTLQDEDAEPEVITSDAILVAVGASPRELPTAVPDGERIFNWKQLYAMTELPEHLIVVGSGVTGAEFASAYNRLGAKVTLVSSRDRVLPGEDADAAELLEKVFQDNGLTVVARSRAEAVERTETGVRVELSGEGAADTPYVEGSHALVAVGGIPNTAGLGLQDVGVELTESGHVKVDGVSRTTVPSIYAAGDCTGKLALASVAAMQGRIAVAHLLGDALKPLRPHLLASNIFTSPEIATVGVTQAQVDSGQYQADVLRLDFATNPRAKMSGVQEGFVKIFARQGSGTVIGGVVVSPRASELIYALALAVTHKLHVDDLADTFTVYPSMSGSIAEAARRLHVRV, from the coding sequence ATGGGGTGCGTGACCGAGGAAAACAGCACCTTCATCCCGTCCCTGACCATCATCGGCGGCGGCCCCGGCGGCTACGAGGCCGCCATGGTGGCCGCCAAGCTCGGCGCCCGCGTCACCCTGGTGGAGCGCCAGGGCGTGGGCGGCGCGGCCGTGCTCACGGACGTGGTCCCCTCCAAGACGCTGATCGCCACCGCGGACTCCATGCGCCGCGTCGGCCTCGCCGAGGACCTCGGCGTCGACCTCGGCGACGCCGAGCCCCGCGCGGACATGCGCCAGGTGGACCGCCGCATCCTCGAGCTCGCCGGCGAGCAGTCCCGGGACATCCGCGCCGCCCTCGAGCGCCGCGGCGTCCGGGTGATCGACGGCGTCGCGCGCGTGGTCGGGCCGAACGAGGTCTCCGTGCGCACCCTGCAGGACGAGGACGCCGAGCCCGAGGTCATCACCTCGGACGCGATCCTCGTGGCCGTCGGCGCGAGCCCCCGCGAGCTGCCCACCGCCGTCCCAGACGGCGAGCGGATCTTCAACTGGAAGCAGCTCTACGCCATGACCGAGCTGCCCGAGCACCTGATCGTGGTGGGCTCCGGCGTCACCGGCGCCGAGTTCGCCTCCGCCTACAACCGCCTCGGCGCCAAGGTCACCCTCGTCTCCTCCCGCGACCGCGTGCTCCCCGGCGAGGACGCCGACGCCGCCGAGCTGCTCGAGAAGGTCTTCCAGGACAACGGCCTCACCGTGGTCGCCCGCTCCCGCGCCGAGGCCGTGGAGCGCACCGAGACCGGCGTGCGCGTCGAGCTCTCCGGCGAGGGCGCCGCGGACACCCCCTACGTGGAGGGCTCCCACGCGCTCGTCGCCGTCGGCGGCATCCCCAACACCGCCGGCCTGGGCCTCCAGGACGTGGGCGTGGAGCTCACCGAGTCCGGCCACGTGAAGGTCGACGGCGTCTCCCGCACCACCGTGCCCAGCATCTACGCCGCCGGCGACTGCACGGGCAAGCTCGCCCTCGCCTCGGTGGCGGCCATGCAGGGGCGCATCGCCGTCGCCCATCTGCTCGGCGACGCGCTCAAGCCGCTGCGCCCGCACCTGCTGGCCTCCAACATCTTCACCTCCCCGGAGATCGCCACCGTGGGCGTCACCCAGGCCCAGGTCGACTCCGGCCAGTACCAGGCCGACGTGCTGCGCCTGGACTTCGCGACCAACCCCCGCGCCAAGATGTCCGGCGTGCAGGAGGGCTTCGTGAAGATCTTCGCCCGGCAGGGCTCCGGCACCGTGATCGGCGGCGTGGTGGTCTCCCCGCGCGCCTCCGAGCTGATCTACGCGCTCGCGCTCGCGGTGACGCACAAGCTGCACGTGGACGACCTCGCGGACACCTTCACCGTGTACCCGTCCATGTCCGGGTCCATCGCGGAGGCGGCCCGCCGCCTCCACGTGCGCGTGTGA
- a CDS encoding purine-nucleoside phosphorylase, protein MTEQTTPLSLHSPLAGDHPGFDQARAAAAVIADATGVAEHRIAVVLGSGWGEAAGLIGEEVAAVPLAEVPGFHAPKVPGHNAVIRSVRLPDGTHALVFGSRTHFYESRDAQAVAHTVRTAAAAGAKTVVLTNGCGGLDPEIAPGTPVLISDHVNLTGATPLVGATFVDLTDLYSPRIRQIAREVDPSLREGVYVQFSGPQYETPAEVRMARTLGGDLVGMSTALDAIAARHAGLEVFGMSLVTNLGAGISETPLSHGEVVEAGQAAGPRISRLLADIVGRL, encoded by the coding sequence GTGACTGAGCAGACCACCCCCCTGTCCCTCCACTCCCCCCTGGCCGGCGACCACCCGGGCTTCGACCAGGCCCGCGCGGCCGCCGCCGTCATCGCGGACGCCACCGGCGTGGCGGAGCACCGCATCGCCGTCGTGCTCGGCTCCGGCTGGGGCGAGGCCGCCGGCCTGATCGGCGAGGAGGTGGCGGCGGTGCCGCTGGCCGAGGTGCCGGGCTTCCACGCCCCGAAGGTGCCGGGCCACAACGCGGTGATCCGCTCCGTGCGCCTGCCGGACGGCACGCACGCGCTGGTGTTCGGCTCGCGCACCCACTTCTACGAGTCGCGCGACGCCCAGGCCGTGGCCCACACGGTGCGCACCGCCGCGGCGGCCGGCGCGAAGACCGTGGTGCTGACCAACGGCTGCGGCGGCCTGGACCCGGAGATCGCCCCGGGCACCCCGGTGCTGATCTCGGACCACGTCAACCTCACCGGCGCCACCCCGCTCGTGGGCGCCACGTTCGTGGACCTCACCGACCTCTACTCCCCGCGCATCCGGCAGATCGCCCGCGAGGTGGACCCCTCGCTGCGCGAGGGCGTGTACGTGCAGTTCTCCGGCCCCCAGTACGAGACGCCGGCGGAGGTGCGCATGGCGCGCACGCTCGGCGGCGACCTGGTGGGCATGTCCACCGCACTGGACGCGATCGCGGCCCGCCACGCGGGCCTGGAGGTGTTCGGCATGTCCCTCGTGACCAACCTGGGCGCGGGCATCTCCGAGACCCCGCTCTCGCACGGCGAGGTGGTCGAGGCCGGCCAGGCCGCCGGCCCCCGCATCTCCCGTCTGCTCGCGGACATCGTGGGGCGGCTCTGA
- a CDS encoding phospho-sugar mutase has product MSGPEHLPPTADDAAVPASQARALALAERWSVEDPDPMHREALRAELDAATGSGPEAEAARASLASRFSGPLAFGTAGLRAEEGPGESRMNRLVVRRTAAGLARHLWEGVGEDAAAPLAVVGYDARRGSLGFAQDTAAVLTAAGVQVVLLPDALPTPVLAFAVRHLSADAGVMVTASHNPPADNGYKVYLGGRMTDEAGRGAQIVSPADVAIAELIDHEAWTADIPLAEDGWTVAGDELLEAYREAALAVLDEDRHPDRALRIVYTPLHGVGGAVLPGLLDEAGFGPVHVVPEQAEPDPAFPTVAFPNPEEPGAMDLALALAAEVDADLVIANDPDADRLALAAPFPGQDGTRVWRMLSGDAVGTLLGAHLLPALAVAERSVANSVVSSPQLAALAEAQSVAHHVTLTGFKWISRAPQLGFGYEEALGYCVDPDMVRDKDGITAALVAAELVAGLVARGCTVADALADVDAVTGSMPSGQVSVRVADLSVIPRTMAALRAQGPATLAGEPVTVRRDLAEGGAGLPPTDALLFATASGTRVLVRPSGTEPKLKCYLGARDADPAVAAERLEALRAEVAALVGG; this is encoded by the coding sequence ATGTCCGGGCCCGAGCACCTGCCCCCCACGGCCGACGACGCCGCCGTCCCCGCCTCGCAGGCGCGCGCGCTCGCGCTGGCCGAGCGCTGGTCCGTCGAGGACCCGGACCCGATGCACCGTGAGGCGCTGCGGGCCGAGCTCGACGCCGCCACCGGGTCCGGCCCGGAGGCCGAGGCCGCCCGCGCGTCCCTGGCCTCGCGCTTCTCCGGCCCGCTGGCCTTCGGCACCGCCGGGCTGCGCGCCGAGGAGGGCCCGGGCGAGTCCCGGATGAACCGCCTCGTGGTGCGCCGCACCGCGGCGGGCCTGGCCCGCCACCTGTGGGAGGGCGTCGGCGAGGACGCGGCGGCGCCGCTGGCCGTCGTCGGGTACGACGCGCGGCGCGGCTCGCTCGGCTTCGCGCAGGACACGGCGGCGGTGCTCACCGCGGCCGGCGTGCAGGTGGTCCTGCTCCCGGACGCGCTCCCGACGCCGGTGCTCGCCTTCGCGGTGCGCCACCTGTCCGCGGACGCGGGCGTGATGGTCACGGCCAGCCACAACCCGCCGGCGGACAACGGCTACAAGGTCTATCTCGGCGGCCGGATGACGGACGAGGCCGGCCGGGGCGCGCAGATCGTCTCCCCCGCGGACGTGGCGATCGCCGAGCTCATCGACCACGAGGCCTGGACCGCGGACATCCCGCTGGCCGAGGACGGCTGGACGGTGGCCGGCGACGAGCTGCTCGAGGCCTACCGTGAGGCCGCCCTGGCGGTGCTGGACGAGGACCGCCACCCGGACCGGGCCCTGCGGATCGTCTACACGCCGCTGCACGGCGTGGGCGGGGCGGTGCTGCCCGGCCTGCTGGACGAGGCCGGCTTCGGCCCGGTGCACGTGGTGCCCGAGCAGGCGGAGCCGGACCCGGCGTTCCCCACGGTCGCGTTCCCCAACCCGGAGGAGCCCGGCGCCATGGACCTCGCGCTGGCGCTGGCCGCCGAGGTGGACGCGGACCTGGTGATCGCCAACGACCCGGACGCCGACCGCCTGGCCCTCGCCGCACCCTTCCCGGGCCAGGACGGGACCCGCGTGTGGCGGATGCTCTCGGGCGACGCCGTCGGGACCCTGCTCGGCGCCCACCTGCTGCCCGCCCTGGCGGTCGCGGAGCGCTCCGTGGCGAACTCGGTGGTCTCCTCCCCCCAGCTGGCCGCCCTGGCCGAGGCGCAGTCGGTGGCGCACCACGTCACGCTGACCGGCTTCAAGTGGATCTCCCGCGCCCCGCAGCTCGGCTTCGGCTACGAGGAGGCGCTGGGCTACTGCGTGGACCCGGACATGGTCCGGGACAAGGACGGGATCACGGCGGCGCTCGTGGCCGCGGAGCTCGTCGCCGGGCTGGTGGCCCGGGGGTGCACGGTGGCGGATGCGCTGGCCGACGTCGACGCGGTCACCGGGTCGATGCCCAGCGGCCAGGTCTCGGTGCGCGTGGCGGACCTGTCCGTGATCCCGCGGACCATGGCCGCGCTGCGGGCGCAGGGCCCGGCCACGCTCGCGGGCGAGCCGGTCACGGTGCGCCGCGACCTCGCCGAGGGCGGGGCGGGCCTGCCGCCGACGGACGCGCTGCTGTTCGCGACCGCGTCCGGCACCCGGGTGCTGGTGCGCCCCTCCGGCACGGAGCCGAAGCTCAAGTGCTACCTGGGCGCGCGCGACGCGGACCCGGCCGTGGCCGCCGAGCGCCTCGAGGCCCTGCGGGCCGAGGTCGCGGCGCTGGTGGGCGGCTGA
- the deoC gene encoding deoxyribose-phosphate aldolase — MTRTLSTAELAQYIDATALKAETSEADVRRLVAEARQAGVKSVCVNPRWVPLVSAELAGSDVLTCTVIGFPLGANASEVKAFEARQAIEAGAHEVDMVIDVAAARAGDRARLVEDVRAVAEAAHAAGPAGQGGALLKVIVETALLDDDAIVLACEAAVEAGADFVKTSTGFSTAGATVEHVALMRRTVGEHVGVKASGGVRTREDALAMIEAGATRIGASSALAILGTD; from the coding sequence ATGACCCGCACTCTCAGCACGGCCGAGCTGGCCCAGTACATCGACGCGACCGCCCTCAAGGCCGAGACCTCGGAGGCGGACGTGCGCCGTCTCGTGGCCGAGGCCCGCCAGGCCGGGGTGAAGAGCGTGTGCGTGAACCCGCGGTGGGTGCCGCTCGTCTCCGCCGAGCTGGCCGGCTCGGACGTGCTGACCTGCACCGTGATCGGCTTCCCCCTGGGCGCCAACGCCTCCGAGGTGAAGGCCTTCGAGGCCCGCCAGGCCATCGAGGCCGGCGCGCACGAGGTGGACATGGTGATCGACGTCGCGGCCGCCCGGGCCGGGGACCGCGCCCGCCTCGTGGAGGACGTCCGCGCCGTGGCCGAGGCCGCGCACGCCGCCGGGCCCGCCGGCCAGGGCGGAGCGCTGCTCAAGGTGATCGTCGAGACCGCCCTCCTGGACGACGACGCGATCGTCCTGGCGTGCGAGGCCGCCGTCGAGGCCGGCGCGGATTTCGTGAAGACCTCCACCGGCTTCTCCACCGCCGGCGCCACCGTCGAGCACGTCGCGCTGATGCGCCGCACGGTGGGCGAGCACGTGGGCGTGAAGGCCTCGGGCGGCGTGCGCACCCGCGAGGACGCGCTCGCCATGATCGAGGCGGGCGCCACACGCATCGGGGCGAGCTCCGCGCTTGCTATCCTGGGCACCGACTGA